A genomic window from Pyxidicoccus trucidator includes:
- a CDS encoding carbon-nitrogen hydrolase family protein yields the protein MAAPLPASHVELFAVQPRVALEDYASPESFAARHRALAARVDALRARDASGQPLYPALAVWPEMVGAALGLMGHLPRVRRCRTTNGAMTRMALAEAWAMWRTWRGFRPPTMEECLYVAVAPRVHRAMWETFSGIARDFGLWVVAGSALLPANRLGPDTPEFEADGARTYNTSYTFSPEGRCVAVTRKVNLVPTQEDVLHLSPGRPEYLPVLQTPFGRLGTLVCYDGFREPHTAKEPWFVPCAQYLDALGVDVIAQPSANAWPWDAPWAFNDTASGEAQLRREQWFNEGLYTQLRTLTRVRYAVNPQLVGGFFDNVFEAPSLILERPAPGEVRVLAQSANPQGEDVLHVTVPLPASTPAQSARG from the coding sequence TTGGCCGCTCCCCTGCCCGCCTCCCACGTCGAGTTGTTCGCCGTCCAACCCCGCGTCGCACTGGAGGACTACGCCTCACCCGAGTCCTTCGCCGCGCGCCACCGGGCCCTGGCGGCGCGAGTGGACGCCCTGCGAGCGAGGGACGCCTCCGGACAGCCGCTCTACCCCGCCCTCGCGGTGTGGCCGGAGATGGTGGGCGCGGCCCTGGGACTGATGGGGCACCTGCCCCGCGTGCGCCGCTGCCGCACCACGAACGGCGCGATGACGCGGATGGCCCTGGCCGAGGCGTGGGCGATGTGGCGCACCTGGCGCGGCTTCCGGCCACCGACGATGGAGGAGTGCCTCTACGTCGCGGTGGCGCCCCGAGTGCACCGCGCCATGTGGGAGACCTTCTCCGGCATCGCCCGCGACTTCGGCCTGTGGGTGGTGGCGGGCAGCGCGCTGCTGCCGGCCAACCGCCTGGGGCCGGACACCCCGGAGTTCGAGGCGGACGGCGCGCGGACCTACAACACCAGCTACACCTTCTCGCCGGAAGGCCGCTGCGTGGCGGTGACGCGCAAGGTGAACCTGGTGCCCACGCAGGAGGACGTGCTGCACCTCAGCCCGGGGCGTCCGGAGTACCTGCCGGTGCTGCAGACGCCCTTCGGCCGGCTGGGGACGCTCGTCTGCTACGACGGCTTCCGCGAGCCGCACACCGCGAAGGAGCCATGGTTCGTCCCCTGCGCGCAGTACCTGGACGCGCTGGGGGTGGACGTCATCGCCCAGCCCTCCGCCAACGCGTGGCCCTGGGACGCGCCGTGGGCCTTCAACGACACGGCCTCGGGCGAGGCCCAGCTGCGGCGCGAGCAGTGGTTCAACGAGGGGCTCTACACCCAGCTGCGCACGCTGACGCGGGTGCGCTACGCGGTGAATCCCCAGCTCGTGGGCGGCTTCTTCGACAACGTCTTCGAGGCGCCCTCGCTCATCCTGGAGCGGCCGGCGCCGGGCGAGGTGCGCGTGCTCGCCCAGTCCGCGAATCCCCAGGGCGAGGACGTGCTCCACGTCACCGTGCCCCTGCCCGCGAGCACTCCGGCCCAGTCGGCCCGGGGTTAG